A genomic window from Synergistetes bacterium HGW-Synergistetes-1 includes:
- a CDS encoding ABC transporter substrate-binding protein, protein MPEKLGITYVKAPLNIPSIVAKYNMTFEKAYEGVDLSFPEITEGPKQTAALAAGEIGIASCLGSTSAILAASEGLDVRIIGIYSRAPKAFMIIVKDPAIKSVKDLRGKKVAGPKGTILHQLLAAALDKDGMSVKDVEFVQMDLSSGANALATGSVDAALLAGPAAYKALTSGSRMLKNGEGLVDATIVIATSEKFAKSYPKAVSKFMESHKKTLGWIKKNPDKAAEMTQKETGLPMDGVKMMTPWYDFDSSVRKTDIQELIRTQNFMLENGLQRNKIDVNSIILR, encoded by the coding sequence ATGCCCGAAAAACTGGGCATCACATATGTTAAAGCTCCTTTGAATATTCCGTCTATCGTAGCAAAATATAATATGACGTTCGAAAAAGCGTATGAGGGCGTTGATCTATCTTTCCCTGAAATAACAGAGGGTCCGAAACAGACTGCAGCTCTTGCTGCCGGAGAAATTGGAATAGCAAGCTGCCTCGGTTCGACATCAGCCATCCTTGCAGCCTCAGAAGGACTTGATGTAAGGATCATAGGCATATATTCGAGGGCGCCAAAGGCATTCATGATCATAGTGAAAGATCCGGCAATAAAGAGTGTTAAGGATCTCAGAGGCAAAAAAGTGGCAGGTCCCAAGGGAACGATACTGCACCAGCTGCTTGCGGCGGCTCTTGATAAAGATGGCATGTCCGTAAAAGACGTTGAATTCGTCCAGATGGACCTCTCTTCAGGAGCAAACGCGCTGGCGACCGGAAGTGTTGACGCAGCTCTTCTTGCAGGCCCGGCTGCCTATAAGGCTCTAACATCAGGATCGCGCATGCTGAAAAATGGAGAAGGGCTTGTAGATGCAACAATAGTCATCGCTACATCAGAAAAATTTGCGAAAAGCTACCCGAAGGCAGTATCGAAGTTCATGGAATCACACAAGAAGACTCTGGGCTGGATAAAAAAGAACCCTGATAAAGCTGCTGAAATGACACAGAAAGAGACGGGGCTTCCCATGGATGGGGTTAAGATGATGACTCCATGGTATGATTTCGACAGTTCCGTTAGAAAGACGGATATCCAGGAACTTATCCGCACCCAGAACTTTATGCTGGAGAATGGACTTCAGCGCAATAAAATAGACGTAAATTCGATCATATTGAGGTGA
- a CDS encoding CopG family transcriptional regulator, whose protein sequence is MEETRIGVAAVIVEDPDSVREVNDVLHEHSGIIIGRMGIPYRERELSVISLVLDATPDEISALTGKLGKIKAVSVKAVMSKGRSS, encoded by the coding sequence ATGGAAGAAACTCGTATAGGAGTAGCAGCTGTAATAGTTGAAGATCCTGATTCAGTGAGAGAGGTCAACGATGTCCTCCACGAACACAGCGGAATAATAATAGGCAGGATGGGCATTCCTTACAGGGAACGGGAGTTAAGTGTGATATCGCTGGTCCTTGACGCTACGCCGGACGAAATAAGCGCGCTGACAGGTAAGTTGGGGAAGATAAAGGCAGTCTCTGTAAAAGCTGTGATGTCAAAGGGACGGAGTTCCTGA
- a CDS encoding rubredoxin, which yields MLWKCSVCGYIHEGPEAPEKCPKCGAEKDKFTALTEDEAKKVLMSVRTNDIHMEIVKLANKLKALAEEGIEINLDPPCVALFKQAVEEATMIKQRSKAEIAGHVSRGKW from the coding sequence ATGTTGTGGAAATGTTCAGTATGCGGTTACATCCATGAAGGACCAGAAGCACCCGAAAAATGCCCCAAATGCGGAGCAGAAAAAGATAAGTTCACGGCCCTCACAGAAGACGAGGCAAAGAAAGTCCTTATGTCAGTCAGAACAAACGACATCCACATGGAGATCGTAAAGCTTGCAAACAAACTCAAAGCGCTTGCGGAAGAGGGCATCGAAATCAACCTCGATCCTCCGTGCGTAGCACTCTTCAAGCAGGCAGTAGAAGAAGCAACAATGATCAAGCAGAGAAGCAAAGCCGAGATCGCAGGCCACGTAAGCAGAGGCAAGTGGTAA